The window TTGCATGATTTAAAaagctaaaatatatttattattttcgtggCATGTTTAAAGTCAAatttaagtttataaaaaaatgattctcattagtaaaaataaactgaaaaaaaaaaataaatatcattaccACCGTAACAGCGATTGCAATTAATCTAAAGTCTTCGattaactattaaaatttaaacaatttttttatgtttttttttttaaattaattaaacatagaatattttatattttatcacgttttatcatcattgtgtgagaaagataattattttgtgttaaaaattattgataaattacgtttggatgatttttgtttttttttttctttgttaatcattagaaaattgttgtttaaaattaaaattaaataaagtagTAATTTGGATAAATTGACTTGTATTATTGCAGTCGCTGTTAAGTGATCCAAATCCAAATTCACCTGCCAACTCAATGGCAGCACAGCTTTATAAAGAGAATCGACGCGAGTACGAGAAACGAGTAAAGGCGTGCGTGGAGCAAAGTTTTGTCGATTAGTATCAACAACATGACTTAAGTCATGAtgaatcatcaacatcaatattatatattaaataattaataataaattaaaattcagcATTATATTGAAGTTATTTATGCTAAATGTTTAGCCAATATTTCacttcataaattaattaatgcagaaaaaaaaaataggaataaataagataaagatttttaaaaaataatcaattaactAATCCCActtataatattgattgaaattaatttttagagcTATgacataaaaagaaaaaaaatcatatatttatatcgataaatttgagaaaatgaaagaagaaaaatttgaggagaaaaaaaaaatataaaaatatgaaacaattagtaattaattatttcattttagaaTATTAATCGTAATAATTAGagctgtttttattttcattgttgatcTGATTAAATTAAGATGaatttcgttgttttttttttttttttggcaggatttaattatatacttgATATTATTCCTGAATagagttaataataaaatttaaaatataataaattaactaaaattataaaataaaaattaattgtaaaaaaaaaaaattgatgggtgtatttttttcatgatgaatttgattatattttcagtCACTTTTGGATGAACCAAATCCAAATTCACCAGCAAATTCATTGGCTGCACAAttatatcaagaaaataaacgTGAATATGAAAAACGTGTTGCTACTGTTGTTGAACAATCATGGTTAAATTTCCAAGAAAGCCATGTGGAGGATCCACGCTGACATCAAACTCGTACCagcactttttttaaaaataaaatctaataaCATTAATCAATACTTGAATTgccagataaaaaaaaatttatcaaaactaGATTCTTTCACAAtcacttgttaatttaaaatgattctTCTGTTACCAAAATATTTTGtcaagcgaaaaaaaaatgatcaagatAAACACAAGaaatgagttttatttttattgaaattatattttttaaattagtttcTGATATTTGCTGGTTTAATGTTTAGGAACATAAACATtacaattacttttttttttttaatttatacaaatttttttatgtttattatcatgtttttatttttaaaaataatataaataattatttttcattacaaaaattaacgtgtgatgattaataataaaaccacaataatttgaaaatttttaattttcattaaatattaagaTAATTTGAAATGTaggtataattttcaaaaagcttataataaaatgttgaatacaataacaaaataaatactaattgttgataaatttaaaaaaaaaacaaaacaaaatattttatattttgctatgaatttgtttaaatattcttaattaatataaaattttttacaatttttttttttgttaataataatccaatacaaatattaaaaaaaaaaaaaagctaagtataaaaaaataattaagtttaTGACaagaaattcattattattattattttttttttagtttaatctTAAGTATGAAAACtagatgacgatgatgacgatgatgatatttcttgtcgaaaaaataaacaaatgattcaagatgaaaatttataaatggaaATTAATGCTAcgatttttcttctttctctTTATTGTAACGTTCTAGTTCTTTGAGAAATTGTGCTTTAGGTTTCATGATGTTTGGTCTATCACCACGACATTTTGGACAAAACCATTTGCCTTTTGGTTTTGTGCTTAAAGAAACACATGAAAAATGAAACCATTCAATTGGACATAAATCATTATCACAGAGTATCATTTCACCATATGATATTTGATCACATAGACAATATGTTGGTTCATCTGGATCAATAGTAATATCATCttctggtggtggtggtgtatCTTCTCTctgttgattttgttgattaccACCTTGACGTGCCtttcgttttttctttttaccagctgttgctgttgttgtctTTTTAGTATTACCATTACTATTTTGTGGTAATGTCGTTGAACGATTTTCATTCATCACAATGATATCCATTGAATTTGCTGTTTCAACTAATGTTTCTGTTCTCGTTCTACGAGCACGTTTTGACTGACGATCAATGTTATTTACACTTCCAGTTGTTGTAATGTTTGTAGTTGAATTTGATTCACGTGCTGGTTCATTTGTTTCTTGTTCTTTACCAACATctttaaacaaaaatgaaacaataatGAAACAACATGGTAgactaattaaattaaccaaatagataaaacaaatttaacttACCTAAATTACGATAATCAAGATCTAATTGAcgtgttttattttcaataagatCATGAATTTGTTGAACAATTTGTAGCTTTTCATCACCAATTTCTTGTGCTGATATTAATGATTGTTGAACTCGTGCAAGTGTACGACGACGAACTGTTGAATCTATATCACTCACTAGTAATTCTTGATATTCATCAACTTCACGTAGATATgctaaacaaaataattaatatttttttaaataaataataacctcgaatgattttaattaaacttactTTGACAAGTAGCATCTAATTCACGTAAACGTGATACATGCCTTTGAATATCGTTGGGAAGATTTTCAACACAATCaagataattttcaataaatgttGCTGAGTAAAGTGCCTCAACAACAGCTtgattcaacattttttactttttatttataatatttattaattatctatttaataatacatttataatacaaaatgaAAGCCATTAATGCAAAACTGAATGCAACTGGAAACTGTGAATGTAATGTTTATAACATACGCTTCTTTTCTCTCTCTCCTCTCCTCTCTCTGCCCCACGGCCCACATAGTTGATCGTCAAGGTGAATTTACACCAATATTTGTCGTCGTCCAAAATGTAAAAACACACGGCCATCTTGAAGACACtgaatgttgttttttttttaatgtttttattttgatgttttggaaaattgtttgaaatttttttatcatcatgtcACTCttaaatatcaatgataatgattttatatCAGATCAATTTTCATACGAAGGAAATAATATCCTAGATTTTTTTGACGaaagtaattttgtttttatttttatttaacaataacaattgtaTCCAGACAAAATGATTcctaattattgttgatattttttcagacatggtattaaataatcaacctGAGCTAAAAATCATAGATCAGCCAGTAGACAAATATAGATTTAGATACATGTCTGAATGGGTGGGCACCCATGGCAGTCTTGGAAGCaca is drawn from Aphidius gifuensis isolate YNYX2018 linkage group LG3, ASM1490517v1, whole genome shotgun sequence and contains these coding sequences:
- the LOC122853156 gene encoding inhibitor of growth protein 1, with protein sequence MLNQAVVEALYSATFIENYLDCVENLPNDIQRHVSRLRELDATCQTYLREVDEYQELLVSDIDSTVRRRTLARVQQSLISAQEIGDEKLQIVQQIHDLIENKTRQLDLDYRNLDVGKEQETNEPARESNSTTNITTTGSVNNIDRQSKRARRTRTETLVETANSMDIIVMNENRSTTLPQNSNGNTKKTTTATAGKKKKRKARQGGNQQNQQREDTPPPPEDDITIDPDEPTYCLCDQISYGEMILCDNDLCPIEWFHFSCVSLSTKPKGKWFCPKCRGDRPNIMKPKAQFLKELERYNKEKEEKS